The region AGTGATTGTTTGACTAACGCTTGTTTCTTTTGGGAGATTGGAAGCGTCGTCATCTTGTAAAGTCTGCGTCATTGTCAAGTTAAGGTAAGTAAGACTTGATTTATTTCTAATGTATTTCTGATGATTAGCGATCGCAGATTAAAAGTTTTATGCTTGCACGGACACCCCGGAAATAGTGAAGCAATGCAGATATTCGCTAAATACTTTCATGATAAAGGTATTAAAGCGATCTCGCCTGACTTGCGCGGTTATGGAAATTGTAAGGCAACTGTGAACTTTACAATGTTAGATCACATACAAGATCTCTGGGATCTTTTAGAAAGCGATCGGCAGTCTGATCAGCAAAATTTATTAAACGATTATCCAGAAACGGAATATCTGATTTTAGGATGGTCTCTAGGTGGTATTTTGGCGATGGAGTTGGCGTTGCGAGCTGCTGAACAGCAAAATTTAACTCACAACAACGTAACTCCGAAAATTGCAGGCTTGATTTTAATAGCGACAGCCGCCAAGCCGCGCAGCGGTTTACCAAAAATTGCTTGGTGGGAATATGCAAATTTAGTGATTGCCGTTGCTTTGCATTGGATTGCGCCAAAGCAGCGTTGGCATATTGAGTGGTTAGGCAAGCGATCGCTGATTAGATATTTAATCCAGCAGCATACTCAAGAAGCCTATGATCAGATTTCTCATACTGGTGCAAGAGCTTATTTACAAACTTCGCGCTATGCTCAAAGAGCTTTAATGCAAGCTCTTAGGCAGGGATACGATCGCACTGGTGATTTAGATAAAATCCAAGTCCCTTGCCTTGCGATCGCCGCAGAGCAAGATCGCCATATCACAGCAGCATCAACCTTAGAAACTGCAAAATTATTGCCTAATTGTGAATATATCTCTTACCCAAATACCGCCCATTTATTGCCTTGGGAAATAGGCGATCGCTTACTAGCGGATATTGATTCATGGTGCGATCGGCATTTATCATAAGGAAAGTAGTGTAAAGCGCCGTTT is a window of Pseudanabaena sp. BC1403 DNA encoding:
- a CDS encoding alpha/beta fold hydrolase; translated protein: MISDRRLKVLCLHGHPGNSEAMQIFAKYFHDKGIKAISPDLRGYGNCKATVNFTMLDHIQDLWDLLESDRQSDQQNLLNDYPETEYLILGWSLGGILAMELALRAAEQQNLTHNNVTPKIAGLILIATAAKPRSGLPKIAWWEYANLVIAVALHWIAPKQRWHIEWLGKRSLIRYLIQQHTQEAYDQISHTGARAYLQTSRYAQRALMQALRQGYDRTGDLDKIQVPCLAIAAEQDRHITAASTLETAKLLPNCEYISYPNTAHLLPWEIGDRLLADIDSWCDRHLS